From Pseudomonadota bacterium:
ATACAGAAGGGTTTTTATCCCGTAAGTGCTTATAACACCGACTCTGCCGGCCTTTTTTAAAAAACCTTTTCGTGTAAACACCCTTTTTACTGTCCAGCCTGTATGGTCTTTACCCATAGGAACAAAAAAACTTGCATTAATGTTATATTTTTTGAAAAGTGCCAGTAAAACAGGCACGCCCTTTTTCATACCTGCATATGTATCCACATCAACCTTTATCCCTATTGTTTTATTCAAACTTTATCTCCCCTTGAGAAATTCGGCAAATTTGAACCATGCAAGACCGGATTTTATATTGGCCCTGCAAGTTTGTCGTATTTTATAGCATTAAATCTTCTCATATTATAAAATGTCAAACAACTGAAAATTTAATTATGCTATACTCCCTGTATAAATAAGGTTTCAAGAAACCTAAGTTCAACAACATGGAATAGCACTGATCCGCTAAGGAGGCTTTATGAAATATTTTGTTTTTGGCGTCATAACTGTAATGTTTATCTTGCTGTCTGATATAGGTGTTTTTGCCCAGACAAAGGGCGGGGGCTGGCAGATGTATTATGCTGATGAAGAATCAGGAAACAGGTATTACTACGATAAAGGAAGTATTGAATCGCCCCAGAAAAATATTTACAAGGTATGGCAAAAAACTACCGAAACAATAAGGGCAGGGGAAGAACTGGACACTTTCAAAATGCAACTTCAGATAAATTGCCTGGTAAAAACCTACGTGGTATTGTCTTATATTGAGTATGACGGCACAGGCGAAAAAGAACTGAACGCTCAGGAATATAAAGAAAAACAACCTAAAGACAGGGTTCAGGTTTGGTCACGGATGGGAGCGCTATTCGATAACGTTTGTCCATAAAAGACAGGTGTTATCCCAATTTTTAATTCGCCCACTCAAAGACTAATGCTATGGCGTTATCTCTATAAAGGAAAAAAGTACCTTCGCACATCAAGCAGAACTAAGATAAACCCATATTTTCCATTAAGATAAGCAACGGTGTCGGGCTGTCCCTCGCAAACACGCTCATTACGCTCCGGCGGCTTCATTCGCTCGCGTTCGGCTTCGGAACTTTTGCTTACGCTATGGTTTCATCGCGAAGGCAGTACATGAGCGACAAAGACCAAGCTTCCATTACTGGGGCTTGCGCCGCCCCCTCCACGAACCAAGTCCGTGGAGTCTCCCCCTCTCGCTCACTTTGTGAGCTATGGGAGATGCCCCTCACGACGGTTTGCTTAAGACAACCGGACACCGTTGCCAGTGACATATACGGGATAAAGCAATAAGTAGAATTAATATGATTGAAGGCAAATGATATCGCTTGCACGGATAGTTTCAAACTACAGATTGCGAACACCCATCGCTTCAGCCTGTGGACATTTGTATTTTGCGCTGCAGTGAAGACAGGCTATTTTGGGAAAGATGATGAAAAATCGGAATAAAAGCAGACCGACAACAACCATAAAAATGAGCAGTAGGACAACGGAGAAATTCACGATCAATGCAGGAATCATTGCCAGGATGAGGACAACAAGGGAGGCTATATAAAGATTATTGGGACAAAACAGGCCTACAGCCCGTCGATGGAATAACTTAGGATCTCCTTCTTTCGCAATCCTCTTTGAGAGAACATTCAAACCTGATATGCACAACGAATCCCTGACCTGGTAGTAAAGGCAATTAGGGCAAACAGTCAACGGCATTATCACATACATTTCTACACAAGATAAAACGATATACAAAATCCCGAAAGTGTAACCCGCCCATGAAGAGAAACTATAGCCGAGTGCTATTCCGATTCCACCCATCAGAAAATGCAATATCGTGCTAACATTATAGATTAGTACGCTGGACAATGGATATCTTGTATAAAGTTTGGCTTTATAGCCTTTCTCCGATTGCATTTTCCCTTCCTGGTCACCCCCCATCTTTACTTACTCGTCGCAGTACAGCCATATCTGGCCTGTCTGGGCGGAATGGCAAATTCTAATCCGGTTTCCAGACCCCATAGGATCTGATTTCCCCTCCCCGAACGTGGTAGCAACCACCATACTTAGCAACAATGGGAGAAACCTGATCAATGTACTGTTCATATTTCTCACGATCTTTTACTGTGGAATCAATAATCATATATACCGACATATTAATCGCGTAACAACAATTTTCAACAAGAAGAAAACACACCATTTTCAAGAACCTTTTTTTTGCTATCCTGTACTCCAAAAAAGACATTTATCAAACAGTTTCCAAGATTGTATTCACAGTGAATACCAATAATACTTAATTGTTCAAACCAAATCCTGTATTGACTTTGCAGAGATTTTACTCTTTGCTATAAATGTTGTAGCAATTGTTTCAGACACAGTGTCTGCAATTGCACTAAATGATATAAAATCTATATTTTCGATCATCTTGTTCCAATGCCAGCGTGCTGCCATAGGCCTGATTTCAGGTCGATTGGCTGCACCCAGGGGTTGGGCAAATTCTTTTTTTGCTGGGTTTTTTATGTCAATAAAACCTCAATTTACAAAAGTTATTTTGTTTTTATAGAACGCCCCCTAAGTGTCCCGGCGGCTTGCTGGAACTTTTGCCTCTATCGGTTTTGTAATGTTCTTATTCTATTGTAGGCCTTATTCTGCTTTTTGTCTTTATTTTTCTCTTAACTTCTCATTTAGGAGAAAGACCAGGCATTCTAAAAATTTCTATTTTTTCATTCTGTACTTTATAATGAACATTAATAAAGGAGTTATCACACTCGCTTTCACATTGAAAGCAAAAATTAATTAATTGTTCAAACCACAGCCTGTATTGGCTTTACGTCGATTTTAAATTCAGTAGCAACTGTTGCTACCAATGTTGCTGACACATTGTCAGCAAATTTTCATTATTGAAGATTTATGATTGTTTATCTTATTTTCCGCTAGCCGTTTAAATTGAAATATTGAAGGATGTCTCCACGTCCACTTTATAGCTTTTTTCCATTGTAAGGATACATTATTTCAAAGTTATTTAGTTTTTATGGGACGTCCCCTAAGTGTCCCTATACCAGTTTTCTTTTTGAGGGCCTGACCTTGTACAGAATCTCATCTTCCATAACCATGCTTGTCTGCTGGGTATTGACTCTCTCAAAAAGGAGTTTGGCTTCCGAGAATAGACCGGAGTTCTCGGCCTTTAGGTAACGCGCTGCCATGCGACAGTATTCTGGGTCAATATCGACTCCTATGCTGTTGCGGCCGGTTCGAAGGGAGGCAACCATAGTAGTACCTGTTCCACAGAAGGGATCAAGTACGGTATCCTCGGTGAACGAGAACATCCGCACGAGGCGCGTCGCCAGTTCAATAGGGAACGGCGCTGGGTGTTGTTTGGTTGATGCTCCAGTGATGTTCCATATTTGTTGGAACCAACGGCCAAAATCATCTTTGTTGAGTCGGCTAGCATCCCGTTGTCCGTTCGTCGGTTTTCTATAGCCCCCTGGCTTTCTCTGCATGAGGATAAACTCTATGTCGTTCTTAATGATCGCGTTCGGTTCATACGGTTTGCCGAGAAATTTCGAGCCGTTTGAGACCTCATACGAGGCATTGGCGATCTTGTGCCATACAATTGGGTTCAGATTGTCAA
This genomic window contains:
- a CDS encoding site-specific DNA-methyltransferase; the protein is MQPTTHTLINGDARDLSFLGEESIHLAVTSPPYWNLKRYNENPDQLGHIEEYEAFLSELEKVWRHVFRVLVPGGRLVCVVGDVCVARRNFGRHLVFPLHSDISVICRRIGFDNLNPIVWHKIANASYEVSNGSKFLGKPYEPNAIIKNDIEFILMQRKPGGYRKPTNGQRDASRLNKDDFGRWFQQIWNITGASTKQHPAPFPIELATRLVRMFSFTEDTVLDPFCGTGTTMVASLRTGRNSIGVDIDPEYCRMAARYLKAENSGLFSEAKLLFERVNTQQTSMVMEDEILYKVRPSKRKLV